A section of the Streptomyces sp. SCL15-4 genome encodes:
- a CDS encoding helix-turn-helix domain-containing protein has translation MERVDQQGEDTVFTRAGEFADRDAFTAAGWCAMERSLEVVGTRSAMMLVREAFYGGRRFDDLVRRTGLAETVASKRLRQLVADGLMERIPYREPGARTRYEYVLTGRGRALFPLLVALMRWGRTIQGDAHGGVELAHADCGALLVPAVRCQAGHDVPIEETEARLASC, from the coding sequence ATGGAACGCGTTGACCAGCAGGGCGAAGACACAGTGTTCACGCGCGCGGGCGAGTTCGCCGACCGGGACGCCTTCACGGCGGCCGGCTGGTGCGCCATGGAGCGCTCGCTGGAGGTGGTCGGCACCCGCTCGGCGATGATGCTGGTCAGAGAGGCGTTCTACGGTGGGCGGCGCTTCGATGACCTGGTGCGGCGCACCGGTCTCGCGGAGACGGTGGCCTCCAAGCGGCTGCGGCAGCTGGTGGCCGACGGACTCATGGAGCGCATCCCTTATCGCGAGCCGGGTGCGCGCACCCGTTACGAGTACGTGCTCACCGGACGGGGCCGGGCGCTGTTCCCGCTGCTCGTCGCGCTGATGCGGTGGGGGCGGACCATCCAGGGCGATGCGCACGGCGGGGTGGAACTCGCTCACGCGGACTGCGGCGCCCTGCTGGTGCCCGCGGTGCGGTGCCAGGCCGGGCACGACGTGCCCATCGAGGAGACTGAGGCGCGCCTCGCCTCGTGTTGA